Proteins encoded within one genomic window of Trichoderma asperellum chromosome 2, complete sequence:
- a CDS encoding uncharacterized protein (EggNog:ENOG41): MAPISAADFYVSSDDDELPTLDNLLTCSPNHTQPKYSQPRLISSLEKSSVIITKSAERLNDLEVQTPEIIDLISDSEDTTPKRAIPTFTRKAIRKKWESSLDHADDGIFDEETAPQPRSSFIHPQKSGKRENGLQSRLKQKHGDNLASGKESTGSVRGFRGPSKLPDETPFTNKSGSKTRLLNSDYSALRLRRSHFLTNEGLSDDNQEEPLTQHPRNRSVRPLQTVGPNSQRQSSENKGRQNIIHPFSHLQLDLEESLERDTLRNLPIISPRNDKQKDPRSADEALHIRISRELEFDNARDLESDDDQYEPHIPRKPTPTQSKVPKTSSPKKQTKKSFDAKKGQLATDFLRQLDTQITDGKIGELTETTGGVKIVWSKTLKTTAGRASWKRETVSSKQTKDGVSVEVKQYRHHSSIELAEKVIDDEQRLLNVLAHEFCHLANFMINGIKDNPHGKEFKVWAAKCSKLFGSQGIKVTTKHTYEIDFKYVWACTACSCEYKRHSKSIDPKRHRCGSCKALLEQTKPAPRQGSTAGKLSDYQLFVKEQMKIVRIENPDSQQKDVMKIIADKWAKSKN; the protein is encoded by the coding sequence ATGGCTCCTATCAGTGCAGCTGATTTCTATGTTAGcagtgacgatgatgaattACCGACCCTAGACAACCTTCTGACTTGCTCTCCGAATCACACGCAGCCCAAATATTCGCAGCCAAGGTTAATATCCAGCCTTGAGAAGAGCAGTGTAATTATAACCAAGTCAGCAGAGCGGCTCAACGATTTGGAGGTACAAACACCCGAAATTATCGACTTAATATCCGACTCAGAAGACACAACACCTAAACGCGCCATCCCAACCTTTACTAGAAAAGCGATACGGAAGAAATGGGAGTCATCCCTTGATCACGCCGATGATGGTATCTTTGACGAGGAGACAGCGCCTCAGCCCAGAAGCAGCTTTATACACCCTCAGAAAtctggaaagagagaaaatggccTTCAGTCACGTCTCAAGCAGAAACATGGCGACAATCTAGCTTCGGGAAAGGAGTCGACAGGATCAGTAAGAGGTTTTCGAGGGCCTTCAAAACTGCCTGACGAAACTCCCTTTACCAACAAATCTGGATCGAAAACTCGACTCTTGAACTCTGATTATTCGGCATTGAGATTACGTCGATCTCATTTTCTCACAAACGAAGGGTTGTCTGACGATAATCAAGAAGAACCGTTAACACAACACCCTCGTAACCGATCTGTGCGCCCTCTCCAGACCGTGGGGCCGAACTCTCAGCGACAATCTTCTGAGAACAAGGGTCGTCAAAATATAATTCATCCCTTTTCACACCTTCAACTGGATCTTGAAGAATCGCTAGAAAGAGACACGTTACGAAATCTTCCTATCATCTCTCCTAGAAACGACAAACAGAAGGATCCAAGATCAGCCGATGAAGCGCTTCACATCAGGATTTCGCGAGAGCTAGAATTCGATAATGCTCGGGATCTTGAGTCTGACGACGACCAGTATGAGCCGCATATTCCTCGTAAACCCACCCCCACCCAGTCTAAAGTTCCAAAAACGAGCTCTCCGAAAAAGCAAACCAAAAAGTCGTTTGATGCGAAAAAAGGTCAGCTGGCGACAGATTTTCTCCGGCAACTTGACACCCAAATCACGGATGGCAAAATTGGAGAATTGACTGAGACAACTGGAGGAGTCAAGATTGTGTGGAGCAAGACTCTCAAGACAACAGCTGGCCGAGCAAGCTGGAAGCGAGAGACGGTGAGCTCTAAGCAAACAAAGGACGGCGTTAGTGTGGAGGTGAAACAGTATCGACACCATTCATCGATTGAGCTTGCCGAGAAGGTTATCGATGACGAGCAGCGCTTGCTTAATGTCTTAGCGCATGAATTTTGCCATTTGGCCAACTTCATGATCAATGGTATCAAAGATAACCCTCATGGGAAAGAGTTCAAGGTCTGGGCGGCAAAGTGTTCCAAACTATTTGGCTCACAGGGCATCAAGGTTACCACCAAACATACGTATGAAATTGACTTCAAATATGTATGGGCTTGCACAGCATGCAGCTGTGAGTATAAGCGCCACTCCAAGAGCATTGACCCCAAGAGACATCGATGTGGCAGTTGCAAAGCTCTACTTGAGCAGACAAAACCAGCACCGCGGCAAGGTTCGACCGCTGGTAAATTGAGTGACTACCAGCTGTTTGTTAAAGAACAAATGAAGATCGTTCGAATCGAGAACCCAGACAGCCAGCAGAAGGACGTTATGAAGATAATTGCAGATAAATGGGCCAAAAGTAAAAACTAG